The genomic DNA GGGCCCGCAGGGGCAGCGCAGGCGGACGGCGGTCTCGGGGCGGGTGGGCGCCGGCACCAGCCCGTAGTCGAGGGCGAAGCGGCCGAGGGCCATCACGGCGTGGCCGCACATGGCGCTGTAGCCGGCGCAGTGCAGGAACAGCACCGCCAGGTGCGCGCCctccgcggccgccccgccgcgcACCACCACGGCCCCGTACATGCCGGCGTGGCCGCGCGGCTCGTGCATCAGCGCCCGCCGCACGTGGTCCTGCCTGGCTGCCATCTCCCGCCGCAGCGACAGCAGCGacagccccgccgccgccgcctgcTCCGCCGCCTCCAGCCGCGGGATGATGCGCAGGGGCTCGCCGCCCGTGTGCATCTCCACCGTCTGCAGCACCGAGCCCGAGGGCGAGTGCGGCGGCAGCGCCCGTCCCGCTCCGTCACCGCCACCGTCGCCGTGCGCCGCCATGACGCCCGCGCCGCCGGGGCGACACCGCGGGGGCGCGCCCGCGCCACGGGCCCCCAGAGACCACGCCCACAAACGACAGGCCACGCCCCGTTCGGGCTTCCCCACCCTGCGGCCACGCCCACGTGGCACCACCCAATTAAAATCACGCTCAACCACGCCCACGGAAGGAACCACGCCCCGCCGCAGGGCCCGCCCCTCGGCCCCGCCTCTTGCGTGTTCCCGCGCCCGCATTCCCGGGTGGAGCCGACCCGCGGCGGAAGCGGAAGTGCCGCGGCGGAAGTACCGGAGCCGCGGTTGCTGGGTTACCGCGATGTTCCGCGCCGGTAGGACAGGCCGGGATGGGGCACCGGGACGGGGCTGAGAATGAGGGTGGGGGTGTGGATGGGGTTGAGTGTGTTGTCACCGGCTGGAGCGGTCCGGGACTGGCGTTCGCTGCCTTTCCCGGTAACGCGGCCCGCGCTCTCCCCACAGCTGTGGACATCCAGCCCGCGTGCCTCGGGCTGTACTGCGGCAGGACCGTGCTGTCGGTGAACGGCTCCGTGGAGACCTACGGGGACTGCGGGGTGAGTGCGAAGCTGGGCCCGGTGCGGGGTGGCTCAGGCGGGTCCCGCCGGGAGCAGCGGCctggccccagcccagcccccgCGGGTCGGGATGacgggggctgcggggggcgAGAACAGCGCCCTGACCGAACAGGAGCTGCACCCTGACAACGCTTCCcgaaggagctgctggaggctcgGTGCTGAGCCCGAGCTGACTGGAggggctggaagagctggaacGGAACGGGATGATGAGGAGAGCTATGCTGAAATAAGTCGCTGTGCACGCCCATTTTATTGAAGTGCTAAAGGAGAGCGAGATCCAGGAAAGGTGGGATGAGATGGAAGCAAGAAACTGGGGGACAGTGGTTGCGAGCAGCCTGGTGAGGGAGCTGAGATGAAAGGGAGTGGTGtgacagcaggagaggaaaatggagGCTTGCATAAAGGCTTTTAATCATGCCTCACCCCTGtttatatgaaaaaagaaaatccagagaGAGCAAGTGTGGGTTGAGAAATTACTGGGGTTATTGTTTcatctctttaaaaatctgGTCTATGTCTTGCCCCgtgctgctgtttttccattttctgcagtgatttGCTGTTGGCAGTGGGGTTCTAAATACAACCTCTGCTTTCTGTAGGTGTGTCCTAGAGGCCAAAGAACCGATGACAACAAAATCTGCCGGGAGTGTGTGGGCTCTCCAGACCGCTATGACTGGCTGTACCTCGGCTTCATGGCCATGTTGCCCCTGGTTTTACACTGGTTCTTCATTGAGTGGTATTCTGGGAAGAAGAGGTTTGTGTACCCTTTCTCTAGATGAGTTGTTTAAAGTTGGAAATCTTTTGTCCAATCTGAGATACTAAACTGAACTGTCCAGCAGTTCTTAGAGTCCTAGACTGTTTTGGACTGGGGgaaaccttaaagatcatccagttccaattcTCTCTcttgagcagggacaccttccagtagaccaggttgctcagagccccatccatcCTTGTTGTTGATTGAGCTGATATGGTTGCACAGAAGTTTAGAGCAGCTGTAAGAGGGTTTATTTAAAAACGTGAGTGTCCTGCAGGGCACCCTTTCCAGTCACTGTCCTAAGGGCATGGTCTGTACCTCTTTAGTGTGGCTGTGCACAGTCCACCTGGCAGTTTGAGCTGGATTTGGTTTCCCACCAGACAGAAGCAGCAGGTTGTATCATCCCCTCTTTCCTGGGTCAGTGACAGCAGGGTTGCACAAGTGCGGTGAGAGGATAAGTTTGAGTTTTCTCTTTAGGAGTATGTATTCTGGGTTTGGGTCTTGATAGCAGAGCTGTTGTGGCCTTTACATCAGAGAAGTTCTGTAAAAAAGAGGTTTAAATCCACAGCTGCATGTGGCCATTAGGTGTTAGACTGGAGTTTTTTAAGAAGTGATGGTTCTGGAGTCTACTGAACtttccctgtccatggcagggggttggaactggatagtctttaaagtctcttctaacccaaatcattctgcGATTCTGTGAAAAGATAGGAGGGAATGTTTAATATGTGAATATTTACCGTCTTCAATGAGGACTTGCAGCTTTGGAAATTCTGCTTATATCACTTGTTGCAATGTCACCCCTTCTGAGATGTGTGGTGTGTTACCCTCGctgctcttttcttttacaCACTAAATCATCTGAGACGGAGTGATTTTAACTCTGCAGaaggctctgccctgcccaggcttCCTCTTTCCAATGGGTATCAGGATTTGCCAGGAActggtgatgccttgggaaggctgagactggaacagagactggacagagctggagaataaagtagatatttattgaagggcTTTTAAGGGTACTCCTTGGGCAGTACAATCacctgaccagggctacacccaagatggactaagaatggtcacaaaatggctgactggtcacaaggtctcatACTTTTATAAGcttaattgtccaattacagcttaaggttgtgaggtcccatccttcttgttcttccTTTCAGTCCACTGCTGCTTATACTTTTGGGCGTGAAAAAGTATAAAcaagttgtccttggtcttcatcaggaaaaggatttgttttgtctacctaccCTGTGAAGAGACCTGACTGACACTTAATAggaggctcagaactacacccctaggcagcacagaacctgaaaatcacaaaacctaaaacttaaggcatcatttccCCCCTTTAGAAGTTTGACAAGGCTGACCCTTGCTGCCtccctggcagtggcagtgacagtgtgtgtgtgttgtcccacagctccagcgcgctgctgcagcacctgacGGCGCTGTTGGAGTGTGGCGTGGCCGCCGTGGTGACACTGCTGCTCAGCGACCCCGCGGGCTCCCTGCACATCCGCTCCTGCAGGGTGAAGAAGCTCTCAGACTGGTACACCATGCTCTACAATCCCAGCCCCGACTACATCACCACGGTGCACTGCACCCACGAGGCCGTGTACCCCCTGTGAGTGTGAAGGGTTTGTGTTcctgcctccccctgccctttggGTTTCTGTTTGGTCCCTGTCTCTCCTCGAAGCTGCCAAAGGTCTTCATGTAGAGCTGGGATCAGTGGCAATCAATCCCCTGAATCTTTCATGCATTGAGTTGTTTTACATGGGTTTAGCAACACTTAATGACTTCCTGAGTTATTAAAGAAAGTGGCATAGCTCAGGCTAACACACAGTTtagttggaaaagatctctggGGTCATTGAATCCAACCTATGACCCAACAccaccatggcactgagtgccaattccagtctttccttaaaacATATCTAGGGATGGTTGACTCCATCAAGTCCCTAGACACCCCATTCCAGTGTCTGATCACCCTTTTTGtgaagaaatccctcctgatgtccaacttGAACCTCCCCATGTGCAGCTTGAGACTATGTCCTCTTATCCTGTCACTATGTAgcttaaaacttttttttcttccttttgtttgccTTTCCTTGGAAAGAAACATCTTAACTGTTTCCCCCAAGGAAAAGCGATACCatcattttgtgttttcacCTTTTGCCTATAAAGTCTTTAGAGTTTACTGACTAACCCCAAATTCCTTAATTGTGACCTGAATCTCCATgagaaaatgcacattttaaagaattttttgttttgtttttttttttttttttttcctctaggtACACCATTGTGTTTATCTATTATGCTTTCTGTCTCGTGCTGATGATGCTGCTTCGGCCTCTCCTGGTTAAGAAGATTGCTTGTGGTTTGGGAAGGTCTGACCGATTTAAAAGCATTTATGCAGCCCTCTACTTCTTCCCCATCCTCACCGTGCTGCAGGCCGTGGGAGGAGGCCTTCTCTGTGAGTTCTCTCCTAAAAAACACTCCTAAACACACCTGTAAATGCACACTGAGAAAGGACTTAAGGGAGAAATGGAAGGGACACTTTTTGCTTTGGGAATAAGGATATTGTTTAGGGTTGTTTTGAGGAGTTTCTCCTGAAAAGGTTGCTCATTAGGAGCTCTGTCCTTGCCAGGCTCCTGACCAACACTGCTTTGCCTCAGCCATTGCTGCTAAAGATTGTCCCTTTCCCCCCGAAAAAATGAATAGAGGGGGTGTGAGAGGAATGTACTTCTGAGTGATCTAGTTCCATTTTTTGCTAAGGCAGAGTTTGTCTGATTTTAGAGATGGATTTCAGTGTAAGTTTGGGGAGATTGGCTATTTTTGGTTTAGCTTCCAGCATTCTTGTCACATTTGGAGAGGTGCCACAAAATCTCCACTCAGCCTGACTACTTTCCTCATTATGTGCCTTTTTCAATTCGTGCTGGAAGTGTTGAATAATTCCACCAAGAAACAGCAGGAAACCTCAGGGGGAACAGCTTAAGAGGTTGTGGTTGGCTGACCGTCAGTGCTGTGCATGTGTGGTGCCATGCTaaggggcagctggagcagctcagttTGCTTCACATGTGTGGAAAAGCTCCGCTGAAGGATAAGCCGTGCTACTTCTTGCCTTGTAACATGTTACATGTTTGCCTTTAGATTATGCCTTCCCATACATCATCCTGGTGCTCTCTTTGGTTACACTGGCTGTGTACATGTCTGCTTCTGAAGTGGAGGTGGGTAAATGTGTTTCCTGTGTTAAAACTCAAGAGTAAAAAAGACTTGAGGGAGCAGAGACCATTTTGTCTCTTGCCTTTTCTCAGTGGCGTATTTTACATTTAAGCCTCTTCCTTTATCCCTTCCTCTCTTGGCTGGAGGAATCTCATGTGAGAATTCCCTCTGATGGTGTGCTGAGAAACTGGATGTGTGCTGGAAGGGCTCAAACCCAGGAGGCTTCACATGATTTTCGTGCTCTACCTGTCACACCTCTTAAATTTCAGGTGCGGAATGCTAACAGgatgttgtgtttgttttacaaGTTTTTCAAGGATCTGCTtgtgaggaagaaaaggctTGTTGTCCTCTTCAGCCACTGGTTACTCCATGCCTATGGAATCATCTCCATTTCCAAACTGGATAAGCTtgagcaggacctgcctttgCTTGCCTTGgtgcctgcccctgctctctTCTACTTGCTGACAGCAAAGTACACAGAGCCCTCACGCATCCTCTCTGAAACTGGGAATGGACATTGAAAGGAGCCTGTGCCAACAACTCTGTCCCAGTGGTCTGGATGGAGCGATTTTAGTGCTTGTCACACTTTggaaacttctgttttcaaaaagaagctgtttctgtGCCAGACTTCTGGTGAAGCACCTCTGGGTGAGACTGTATAATATTAAAAAGCTGCACTTTGTATTCTTTCTAAGTATCTGGTATAGATCAAAAGCAATGTCTTTTTATCTGTTTATCACTGTGAATCTGTATAAAAAGCTTGTGACACATCCTAATACAATGGTTTGCTTGTGTATTGTTCATTTCCTAACACAGTATTTGAATAAAACAATAGAGCCTGGTTTTCAATAGactttaatacaaaaaaaaaaaaaaaaaaaaaaaaaaaaaagaaaaaaaaaagtagagctTGAATATACCAGAGAACTTGATTTTTTCATCACATACTCTAGCTTCCATCCCCCATCAGTGGAAACAGACTGTCTTCTTCCTAACAGCAAAAGATAAAACATGTGCATGGTTCCTCATGATGTTTGAGACTGACTGCTGGAGAAGAAATGCACTATAAAATTCTTTATAATGTATAGTTTATGCTCTGTGTGCTTCAAATATAGAGACTTTGCTGGAGGGCATTAAATAGGTCagattaaaaattttcttttcttaggaGTTGGCTTGGTATTGGTGACCAAAACCTGATGCTGCCGAGGGTCTAGAGGAAgatgcagagcagtgctgaagggtcaaaaataaaaccaagagtAAGAAGATCCTCTCAAATAACATGGCTCATTGGCTGTAACAGTGCATATTTCTGTATGACTGTGATGATAATGCTTTTTTCATTCTATCATCTGCCATCGCTGCTAAGGACTGTTTGCCACCAGCTCAGAGGCTTTGAAAGGTGTCACCTCAGCCAAGCTGCCTCGAGCAGagaaggtttatttttgttacatGTGATAAACCCTCATAgctttatgtgatttttttattctaatgtGAAATGTCACTTGACAGGTTCACTGCACCTAAAAATTGTGTGCAAACAAACTCACTCTTGCATGCAGAAGCGAGGTTTTATTTAGGGATTAAGGGAGTAACTGATCTTCTTAAGTACTGTCTGTACTCCTGTGTACAATGTGTAATGTGCAGACACAGTGATCTAGAGGAGAGTTCTAAAAGTATGGGATTATAAAATTCGTGTTAAAATACCACATCTAAGGACTTTACTCCTTcatgtgtatttctgtgtggaCTATGTGGATTGAGTTGAAATGTGCTagatgttgtttttaaaaagaaaagtaacaaGTCTGAGGTAAAGGGTGCATATTTTTCTAGTCTGGAAAACAGTGTGTTGGTTTGGAAGGCAGAATGAGGGATTCTATTAAAAGCAAATCTTACAGGAAGTCAGTGTACCCCAGGGACCTTGCCTGGCACCCCAACCACCGACCTTTCTGCTGGACTCCAGTGCTTTAGCCTTTAGCAAAACCTGCAATGTGAAATACAAATTAATGAAGTCTTTTATCATCTTCTCTCAGTAGCATTACAAAATTATATACACACACTCAcacgcatatatatatatatacatacacacacacagacacacatatatatatgtaatggCAGCCACTGAAACAACAGTACAAATTGCTCACATGGAAATTCTaaactattaaaattatttaacaatGCAGTCCTGCAGTGATTACCACCCAACCACAAGCTGCAGGAGTTGGGgtttattagttttatttatcCTTTGTGCAAAAGCAAGCACTCAGTTCTGGGAAGATCACTGATGCTCAGACTATTTTACAGCCCACTCACTGCTATTAGCACAGCTCTTCAGGAAATGGATGTTAAGGATGATTAAGGAATTCCTAAAAGCATTTCTGGTTCTTCCTATAAATGATCTCaatctgcagcaggagggtttggacatGCTGCTTGTGCTTTACAgattcagagaatcacagaacagtttggattGTAAGGGACTAAAAAACTATCCAGTTCCAAGCccttgccatgagcagggacaccttccactctcccagggcTCCAAGCCGTGTCCTGCAtggcctggaacactgccaggaatGGGGCACCCACATCTTCTGTGGgcaaacctgtgccaggacctcaccaccctcacagggaagaatttaaaCTTcaatccaatctaaacctcttcTCTTTAAGCTTGAAGTCATTCCTCCTTGTTCCATCACTACAGTGCCTGCTGAAACCAGCTAAGAATGAATATATTGTGggattcagaaggaaaaaaagaagtgtgtgaaaataaaaaagtttagTGTATTTTACAGTGATCACCCATTCAGGATTCTTTGACAACCAGAGTATCCAGTCCTTCCAGCTTGTATTGTAGCCTGctgatatttttcctctcattgctgaatttttttgttagagTTGGCTCTGTATTCAGTATTTCCCATTCACTTTCCAGAAGTTCGTGTAGTGACACGgagcacaattttttttttcttaaaatgaaaaaaaaccctcacaaaatGTTAAGAAACTTGTTTT from Sylvia atricapilla isolate bSylAtr1 chromosome 6, bSylAtr1.pri, whole genome shotgun sequence includes the following:
- the JKAMP gene encoding JNK1/MAPK8-associated membrane protein — its product is MFRAAVDIQPACLGLYCGRTVLSVNGSVETYGDCGVCPRGQRTDDNKICRECVGSPDRYDWLYLGFMAMLPLVLHWFFIEWYSGKKSSSALLQHLTALLECGVAAVVTLLLSDPAGSLHIRSCRVKKLSDWYTMLYNPSPDYITTVHCTHEAVYPLYTIVFIYYAFCLVLMMLLRPLLVKKIACGLGRSDRFKSIYAALYFFPILTVLQAVGGGLLYYAFPYIILVLSLVTLAVYMSASEVEFFKDLLVRKKRLVVLFSHWLLHAYGIISISKLDKLEQDLPLLALVPAPALFYLLTAKYTEPSRILSETGNGH